ACTGAGAATGACCTGGACAGGAGATGCTGCTGTTAGAAGCCCAGCCACTCCACCGCCCAAGACACGACCATCAGGACCAGCCAGACACACGCTCAGTCCACCTGTTCGGCTACGCTGCCCACCATTCTCTGACAGCATGAATGAGCCAGAGAGTGACAAGATTTCAAATCGACCCTGTATATCGACCATAAGACATCCATGCTTGGCAGTGAATTGTGACCAACAACTAATAAAGGTTAACCAGTCAAAAGCCTAAATTTTGTATACATGATACTTCATTAGTGAAGCACACAATTCTACaactacaaaaaaaaagggggatcaTTCACCAGTAGCACAAATaccaaattgctgaatttccaCCTGAACGAAGAATGGTTGCCAGACTCTTAATCCAGTTACATGCAAAGCTTTTAATTGACATGCTCAATATATATGGGAATACATTAACTAAACAAAGATAATAAGGGTTTCTGAAAAGCACAACTTTCTGGTATTATGCAGATTAATATGTATTATCAGTTGCAAGTTTCTAAAATACAAACCTCATAAGTTACTGTTCCCCCAGATGTTGCTGCCTGACGAAGAGTCACATTTGAAACAGCACCACTGGCTGAAAGAATGCAAACAGCTTGTGGTCCTTGCTGCGAAAATGCCATAATTTTTGATGCAATAtcctgaaaaattaaaaatttattagttCATCTCAACTTAATTTTTGCAGATTTAGCTGCGAAACTTCAAAATCATCATTGGACTTAACCTGCAAGACCTGTAAGCCTTATGCCATCTATTTGCTATTGACTCACCTATCAAAATATAATTCATAGAAGTATGGAGAACTTAAATGAACAGACAACCtgtaataaaaaataaacttcTCAAACAGAGCCGCCTCTATATACCAGGGGCTGCCAACATGGTTAGCATTCAGAGGTGAGTTTATTGGGTCTGTTTAAAATTCTTAGACTGACAAGGGAGGGGAAAACTATATCTATTGTACGTGCTCATGTGCTGACAAGGGAGGGGAAAATTATATCTATTGTACATGTGCTGCCCCATGAGCACgtacatgagagagagagagagagatgcataAAGTGGAAATGCAAAGTTTGGTGGCGATGCCTCACAACACTCCATATGCAGCCATGATAGACTTCAATGGAAGAAGACATGGCACATATGTTGGTGAGAATATTTTGTGCGACAGTCCAATGATTATAGGGTGTAGCGCCAAGAGAAGGGATCGTGGGAGTAGATCTCTCAGTTTTATTCAGTCATTTAAGTAATCACATCTCTCTGGGCAAACCACAGGATAGACCCATGGTTCCAAAAATAGAGGCCTTCTTAACAGTTTTGGAGCACTTTTATTACATTAATGGCCTATGAAATAACAAATATTACATACATGTTATGACCATTTTTATGGCATCATGTGATAGTCAAAATAGACATTTCttttatattaataatttaaaactACCATATATAATGAAAATCCTCATGGTGTGTCTCCATGCCTGAGCAACCCAATGCATTATCCTCCGGTCCACTTAGAAGGAAAGAATCTTGGCCATTGATTGGGCTCCTATTCATAGCCATTTGGATTTCATTCACCACTACATGAGAGagttaaaaaaaggaaattttCCTTAGAAAATTTAACCAACGTGATCACTACCTATGCCCCATTTCATAACGGTTTATCAAGGAGATGAACACCTTTtcatcctctcttcctcctctaaagCATTTCCATGGTTGATGGGATCACAGGCATCCACCTAGTATGTATCCTCTTAGCTATCATATGCATTGTGTTTCACTGGTATGGTACGCCATGTACCATGCTGGTGCTTGGCACTTGCAAGCACATATGCAAGCCGCAGCATGCCGAGCATGAGGACATAGCCATGCTGCAGCTGGTAAGCCATTGGAGTGGCATGTGCCAGTCAGCTCCGATTGACATGGGCGATACAATTTACGGCTATAGTTCTATCTCTGTAGAAAACTTTAAtcacctttttctttcctttatttcCATCAATTGATGAGTACCGCATAAATATAATTGTAGCAGATCTTGTATAAATAGAGATCATATCAAGGACTTTTATAATGTCTTCTACTAGCTAGGCTAGCTAAGGAAACTTGTTAGTGTGTATACAAGTGAATAAATCATAAGTTGGAATTGAATGcttggaaaaataaaaaaaaatattaagaaaacttCCGTAGAAAATATAGAAAAGGTTAAACAATTTTTGTTACGATATATGACTGGATGTCCAAaattttcttcctcttgttccttgaCTCCATCAAAACCTTATCCTCTCACTTTCCACTACTCTTTCtcacatcaaatcaaaaatcaaatttaacttTCATATAAACCAGATCACCAAATATGCTTCACAttagcagaatgaaaattatttACTTGTCAAAAGTGCATAGGGAAAACCAATTATTACATCTTGCTAACAAGACATCACTCAATGATCCtgaccaataaaaaaaataaagagaaaatatAACAAAAGTATACTCATCATCACCGCCAAGACCTCTTCCCATCAAAACGGGTTGATCACTGAAAATCAGCATATCTCTAAATTGGGAAGACTCTGCCAGAggattcagaaaatttttacaATAGGCTATTAATTTGATGTTGGCCCTCTAAAATCAAGCATTAGATTCCcatcataggaaacttcagATAAAGGTTTCAGTGCCCGTTGATGCTGCATTATGCCAACTTATGTCAATACCTCGCAATATGTAATGTACAGTGGCTAACATGCATGCCTCTTGTGCTACTAACAGGGAGATAACTTGATAAGGAAGGTCATAGGAGGAAAACGCTAGATTGGGCCAATCTGTAAGTAACACAAATTCCAAATAAATGAAACCGGTCCGTATATCATAACAATTGCATTGAACACTGAAAGCATAATAGGAAAATTAGTTTAGGTTGCTAAAGAGTCAAATAGCACAAACATGAGCATCTATGCAAGACATCATACTTAGAAGAGGCATAAAACTGACCAAAAAAATGTGCTCTCACCCATTCTAAAGTATCTTGCCACAAAAACCATGTTAAAGTATCATTACAACATGGTAAGATAATTAAGACTCACAAAAATGTTCAAGTTTGCTAATTCATTACAGAGGTGCATCAAGTACACCaaggaattttttttgaaaaaattgatTATATTAAGTAATGAATACACTAGGCAGCCTTGAAAATCAGGAATAAAGCAGGCACAAGGCTTGGAATAAGCCTCCAAGCCCTGTGCCTGCAAAACAGCTTCTAAGAAACAAGTGTAAAGTAGGAATAGTTGTTCCAGTCCATCATGCTTATATCAGGCATATCCATTCTAGGGAAAAGCTGTCATAACTATTTCTACCACAAAGCCTTTATTGATGGGTACctaccttttcttttaattgaCAGAGACACTCTCAGCCTAAAGTAATCTGAAAAATTGGAGTCGAATAAAAATAGGAATAACTATTCTTGTTCCACCTTTTTCTTATTCCCAAACTAAGAACAGTCTAAAATTATTCCTACACACACTCGATAAGGGTTGGGATACATAAAATATATTGACATTTCAAACATGACAAGAGCTTCCTAGTTATATTCAGCATGACTTTACACAACTACTAACCAGATAAACAACATCCTGATTTAAAGTTGATAAGGCCTCTGTGGTTAATATTATAATGACAGATAAGTTTAAACCTTAAGAACAAGTTGCCATGAAAAAGCAAATAATCTCTTACTCAAAAATTTGTTAAGGCAAAAGTTgagaagtaaaaaagaaaaggtgaaaATACTTATAAAGCCAATCCCAATCAGGATTCaggacagattttttttttggttttataaaaggaacttaattcaATTGTGACAACCATCCACAGTAAAATGCATTTCGGACATTTACAAGAGAGCCGTTATGCATGAGGAAAAGAATCAGTACCTCTCCAGTCTTGATTGCAATAATATGAGGTGTAAAACCAATCCCAGCTGATCCTGCAAATTATTTTCTTCACAAGAATTAATACTGTACACAAAAAAGCAAATTTGATGGAAACTATAGATGAGAATAACAACAATAATACCAATAATTAAATTCAAAAGAAATCTACAAATAGGATATCCACAATCAAACATAAAAACCAGATACAATATTCAAAaactgatagtcaatacctctAGTCATTATGGAAATAACGTAGTTTGTATTTGGAACAACAAATTCAACATaagtccattttttttttcagaattagATGCATTTTTTGGATAAAATTTAACAATTTCAACAAAAATCGACAGTATTTGATAGCAGAGGACTTCATTGATATAAAAGCCAAAGTCAAGCCATCTCAATTATTGGGCAATAAGATACAGTAACTAACAAACATGGCTTTCCAAATCATGCATTATTAAAAGTACAGACTTTTAGGTGCTAAGGAACACATCCATGAAGTTTTTATTGGATCAATCACTTCTAATTTCCCAGACTTCAACAACCACAGGAACAATATCAAGGACACAATAGTAATTTCTGCACAACTCATTTCCAGCATATCAGATCTACCAAAAAAACCCAGTTTCTACCAGAACAAAACAgtctttcttttctattttggcAGATTAAACTCCCTCCTACACCCTCACTACCCATCAAGCCCCCATCTTTCTGTCAGACACCAACATGCAAAACCTGAACAGAAATACAATCCGTTGTTTCAATAGTTTAGAACCCAGCAACATCATAAGTTCCAAAACGTGGGAAGCTGACAAAAACGCCAGACGTAACAAACAAGATAGGAAGTaacaagagaaagaggagattgAGATTACCCAGAGCTACCGTTCGTTGCTTCTTGCTGGAACCCGCCGGCCGTCCCCTTACTTTCTTCATGGCTCCTGCTGCAGCAGCTGCAGCAGCAGAGGAAGAAAGTGGAAGAGCCGAGGCACTTGGGGTCGGGGAAACAGTGGTGAGAGGAACGACGACGGTACCATTGGACCCATACTTCCTCGGCCGTCCACGCTTTCGTTTGAATGGCTCTCCGGTGCTTACACCGAGGCCAGGCGATCCACCGGCTCCCGAGTTTCCATCgccgccaccctctcctccAGGGTGTGGAGGAGGTGAGTTACCGCTTTTTGATTTATACATCGCTGTTCCATCAGAAGAGGTGACCAATCGCATGCTATACACCGGCGGCTGCGGTTGGACTGGGTTTCTCTGGATGCTTTTGGCATCGGATGATTCCCCAGATGACATGGCTACTGGCTAGACCTCGCCTCCATATGCCCAAAGACTAAATTTTCCAGTATTATTTCGGGAATTATTACACTCTGCTCTTATCTGGAAGAGAAACGAGAAAAGTAAAGCAAAATTTAGAAATTTATGCATTCAAATACTTGAGAGTCTGCTGATTTCCCAACATGCTAAGAAGAAAGGGCGAGAAAATGTCCCAAAGCAGCGAATTTTATACTTCGAGAATCTAATGGAGGGAGGGAGCTCGAAAACCCCCAGGAGCCGCAGGATTTCGTAAAACCCTAACATCCAAAGTAAGTTACTTGTGCCTCATGTTCGCACCAAAATATAACTCCAAACATAATAACGATGGAACAATGGGCAGAAATTAGTAAAAacaaagggagaaaaaaaaaaaaaggagaaacagTGAAAAATACCTGGACCTGATCAAAATCCGGCTGAAAATTCAGCGAAATTATGTGTTCCTGTCCCCGGATCCTTCGTAAAATTCCTCCTTTTTTCAGAAATTCCACTGAAAAATTCACAGTAAATCCGCGAATATTTCTGACGAAAAAGGGATGAGAAGAATCTGGGCAAAGGAAGTCGAAGGCAGCAGCGACATGaagcaaaccctaaccctaatcgGAGAGCCTGAAAAGCCTCGGAAATAGAAGAGAAAATTGAGGAAGATCATACGATTCCTCCCCTTTTAATTCCCTCGAACCCTCCTGCTGAAGGCGCCATTAGAATTATTATTTGAAGTAAAAGTGGCAGGTAAAGCAGGCTAAAATTGCTTCACGTGCAATAATACAAAAATTAAAGAAACGTacgtacatatatgtatatacatatttttACCAACAGTAACTTTATTATTATCTTTTACCCTTCTTCCAATTCCATAATCTTGCTTTTCTATCATATGATCAAGAAATGGGTATTTAATCAGAACCATTTGATCGTGGAATGATGGTTGTGAATGATCAAGAGTAGACAtggatttgaattttgaaatggtAATGGCTTTTTTGGATGGTaaattagaataatttattgGGTCCTCTTTCTGTATTTACCAACTTCTatctctgaaaataattttttagtcTTATATTTAACATATCATGTTTGAGATTTAAATGCctacatttttttaatttcaagatAAACTATTTAAGATATGAATCTTTAAGCGTGTATAAATATAATTGagaaatttttatgaatttgtcATCAGAGAATACCAAAATTTACGACATAAAATAATAACAGcagatgttttattttttaatattttaaaatctttccaggttttaatgttttaataaaagaaaaaaaaagagtacaaAATAAGAACATCAAGATTTTTTTCATCGAAAATAGTGAATAATTAAGATACGGTGAAACAACATTTAATGCTATTAtgaatttctttatttttttgggtaAGTTTTCACGAATTTCTTTATTGATTCCTctatttctatttcttttgttttattcATAGATTTATAAATTATAAGGGAAGATAATTAGGAGAAATACTAATTGCATCCACAAGATACCTGTTCATGTTATAAGACTGCCAAAAACTTTTCTTCAACGCTAAATGATTAAAGGATgctaaaaatacttttgaacTTCTGTACAAAATATTAACATAAAGATATAGTGAATCAATTTGAATATTTCCAACGATATCTTTATTTATGATTCTAAAATTTGCAAAGTAAGAAAGAAGACTTTACTTTAGTAAACAATTTGCATAATAATCTTTACTATTGCAATTGTCATTTTAAAGTATATCTGAATGACAATAAAAATCTCTCTAAACTATATCTTTGATACaattttttccttctatttatttagaaatagctgggattttattattatcatcTAAAAGCCCGAGATGCTCAAGCCATCCAGGGATAAGTCTCCATAGAACTGAATTTAAGCGAAAAAGGTCatcacgagagagagagaaaattaaTAGAAAGAAAAGCCTAAGACATTATAAAATTCCAAAACTTGAGGATATTGGATTATCTTTAAGAGTTGATTTCCAATATATCTATTTATTGGGGACTTTATGACTTTAAATTCCTAATAGACAACATTCTCTCTCTACTTTGTCTTACTTgaggaccttttttttttttttttttttggtgaaaacggcaattcatattactctaacttgagtacatccagccatatcaaaagaaagtaaagataACAACGGAGTGGGACTATCAGCTGCTGAAGTCCAAAGAAACTCTCCGGAATGCCTAGCTACgtaagaggcgacccagtcagcaGCTCTGTTCGCCTCCCGATACACATGTGTAACATGAAAATCACCCATCTCCTGAGCCAACCTCCTAGTCTCACGAATGAGTGGATGACCATCACCGAACCTATCCACACCCtggatccaatcgatcaccaccGAAGAATCACCCTCTAGATGCACCCGGGCGGCGCCGAGGATCCTCCTCGCATAAGATAAGCCCTCCCAAGCAGCTCTCAGCTCTGCTCCAACAATAGTAAGCCCTGGGATGCGACGACCACCGGCGGCTATCAGTCTGCCCCTCtcgtctctgatcacaaaacccACACCTCCAGAGACACCATCCACCGAGCaactaccatcaaaattcaccttgaaatgaccaaggggtgggggtacccaagaaacaagaGCGAACCTGGGCGCTGTAGCAACGGGAAGgataccccagatgtccctagccatTCCAGAGGTGAACCACGCAGTAGTCGCGACCATCTCCCCTGCATGCAGCATAGCTcgatccaccaccatcctcgcGGACCACCTCCTACCCTCAAATAGACCAGCGTTCCTGTCCAGCCATATATGATAAGTCAAGTGTGCCATCATAATACCCGCCTCAACAGAACAAGGCCTCCGCGTAGAAGCTCTCAACACATGCATCAGGTCCTGGGCCGACTCCACTGAAAGGGGTAACATAACAGGAGACCTACTCCATATCTCTCTAGCCCTGGGGCACTGCAGCAAAACATGGTCAATGGTCTCCTCGATACCTGAACACCGCTCACAGCACTGAGAAATCAGCATGCCCCGTCCGGCTAGCATGCCCCTGGTCGGTAAGCatccccatgccaccttccagaagAAGAGCGCTACCCGCGGGTGACATCGCAGCCGCCATATCCATCTGCCCTCAATCTGCCTGTCTGACGCCCTGCTCATCAAAGTGTGGAGATCCCTAGCTCGCACCTGCGCCCGACCCGTCGACCACCAGACTAATCTATCTGGCATCTCCTGCAGAGGAATCGGAAGGTCCATGATCGTCACTGCCAACTCCTCCCCAAACACCTCCCGAATCAGTCCCTCCCTCCAGCAGCCCCCCTCTCGGTAAATCAAATCACTAACCCTAAATCCATCAATCCTCGCCGAATCCACCAAAGTCGGAATACGGCTGATCGGCTGCTCAGTCACCCACCTATCCTCCAAGACATCTATAGACCGCCCATCACCAATGGCCCATCTCATCTCCGGAAGCACCAGCGCGGCCCTagcacacatctccctccacaCCGGCGAATGTAATCGGCCTCCGCGCACTCCAGGTATCAGAGCTCCatatttggccctcatcaaCGAGGACCACATGCTATCAGGCTCTAACACACACCTCGCTGCATGTCGAGCCGCTAAAGCCTCTCTCCTATCCCTCAAAGACAACACCCCCAACCCACCGAACCTGATCGGCTGACAGACCACCTCCCATGCCACCAGATGAACACCACCTCTGCCCCCATTCCCACCCCAGATAAAGTTTCGAAAGGTCCGCTCCAAGCTCCTCACAAGAGACACCGGAATAAAGGAATTGGACAATAAGTAGATGGGAATTGAAGAAAGAACTGACCGAACCAATGTGATCCTCCCCATCATGGAAAGAGTGTGCATCTGCCATCCCTCCAGTCTGTGTCTAATGCTGAGCTCAAGTGAGAGACAGTCCCTGCTCCGCAGCCGCCGGCCTGAAATCGGAACCCCCAGATACCTCAGCAAACCCTCCTGCTCACCCACCTCCAAAATCTCCAAGATAGAGGTCCTCTCCGCCGGCCTGATCCTCGGGCTAAAGCATACAGTAGACTTCCCCAAATTAACTCTCTGTCCCGATACCTCGCAGTAGTGGCATAGAATCCTTCGGAGAGCCTCCGCCGTCCGCCTCGTAGCCCGGGCAAGTAATAAGCAGTCATCAGCAAAAAGAAGGTGAGACAATGGAGGAGCTCCCTCCGCCGGCTTGTAAATCTCTATCTCCTGAGTAACCATCGCCTGTCTGAGCGCTCTAGACAACGCATCCGCACACATAATAAAAAGTAATGGTGAGAGGGGGCAACCCTGTCGCAGCCCTCCGGCCGGCTCAAAGAATCGGGATGGCGAGCCATTCACCAAAATGGCGAATGAGGGAGCCCTCACACATCCCATAACTCAGCTAATCCATATCTCGGGGAAGCCAAACCCCTGCATGGATTGCTGCAGAAAATCCCAGCACATCCTGTCgtaggccctctccatatcgagcttgatccccatcaagctcctcctcaTCGGGGCTCTATGCAGGTCAAACATAAACTCCTGGGCAATCATCACATTATCTGAGATACTCCGCCCTCTCAAGAATGCACTCTGCTCCGGACTGATCAACCTCGGTAGAATCTCCCTCAACCTAACAGCAAGAATCTTCGCCGTCGCCTTGTACAAGGTCGTGCACAGGCTAATCGGGCGAAAATGGCCCGGCTCCGAGGCGTCCTGCCGTTTCGGTATCAGTGTGATAAAGGTCCGCTGCCACTCAGTGGGCATCGCAGATACATCAAAGAACTGCTGTATGGCCGCCGTCACATCATGTCCGACTATCATCCAGTACCTCTGAAAAAATAACGGAGGAAAACCATCTGGCCCCGGGGCCTTATCCCCCTCAAGGGACCAGACCGCCTCCCTAACCTCCCTCTCCAGTACCGGCCTGATCAATGCTGCAGTCTCCTCCTCCGTCACCCCAGCTAAAGGCGCCGGTAtgtcctctgtgctcccacccCCTAACTGCTCAGTCCATCGCGCTCTGAAAAAACTCTCCACAATCCGACTAATCTGAACAGGATCCTCCGTCATCTGCCCATCCTCACCCCTGATGGCTCTGACCCTATTCTGGTGCCTTCTGATAACTGTCGCCTGATGAAAGTATCTGGTGTTCCGATCTCCCTCCAATAACCACTGTATCCTTGACTTCTGTCTCCAAAATACCTCCTGCTGTCTGAGTAAAGAATTATGCAGTGCCAAGTGAGATCTAAGCTCCCCCACCTCCTTCTCCGATAAACCTCCTCCCTGGGTCTCCTGAAGCTGTAACCTGGCAATCGCCCCCTCTAGATCCTCCACCCTCCTAAAAATATTCCCCACCTCCTCACGGTTCCACCTCCGCAGCCGTCTCCTCGTCATCTCCAGTCTACGGGATACTCGGTACATAGCATCTCCCCTAACAGGTACCCTCCAAGCCTCCCGCACCATCTCCCAGGATCTAGGATAACTGAGCCAAATCTTCTCGAACCTGAAAGGAGGGCGAACTAGTACAGGTGCATCAGTGCTCACCAGTAGTGGACAGTGGTCCGAAGCAATCCTCGGCAAATGACTAACCTGGTAATCCGAAAAACACTAGACCCACCCCGCAGTAGCACAGGCTCTGTCTAGCCGCTCCCA
This portion of the Phoenix dactylifera cultivar Barhee BC4 chromosome 11, palm_55x_up_171113_PBpolish2nd_filt_p, whole genome shotgun sequence genome encodes:
- the LOC103705184 gene encoding AT-hook motif nuclear-localized protein 10-like — protein: MSSGESSDAKSIQRNPVQPQPPVYSMRLVTSSDGTAMYKSKSGNSPPPHPGGEGGGDGNSGAGGSPGLGVSTGEPFKRKRGRPRKYGSNGTVVVPLTTVSPTPSASALPLSSSAAAAAAAGAMKKVRGRPAGSSKKQRTVALGSAGIGFTPHIIAIKTGEDIASKIMAFSQQGPQAVCILSASGAVSNVTLRQAATSGGTVTYEGRFEILSLSGSFMLSENGGQRSRTGGLSVCLAGPDGRVLGGGVAGLLTAASPVQVVAGSFIADGKKETTKMNPSEPVSAPGKLAGPVGVSQGTASESSDGPGSSLNQSIGACNNSNQQDLSNMPWQ